A window of Scomber scombrus chromosome 23, fScoSco1.1, whole genome shotgun sequence contains these coding sequences:
- the cckar gene encoding cholecystokinin receptor type A: protein METFTIHDMLINSTDLNKILCNFGIKNISECETEQDPSPEPQDINQTVRIVLYSLIFLLSVLGNSLIIAVLVRNRRMRTVTNLFLLSLAISDLMVSLVCIPFTLIPNLMRDFIFGNGICKLAMYFMGVSVSVSTFNLVAISLERYSAICNPLTSRTWQTKSHAAKVITATWVASFILMLPYAISSTIKPFTRLNNSTGHMCRLVWPNDSIQQSWYVSLLLLLFLIPGIVMMTAYGLISLELYRGIKFELSKRKSSRDRQSSTGSIKPGDSDGCYLQPSKKKSITLSTGSPDNNKRMVGRVCGSSSTANLMAKKRVIRMLLVIVFLFFLCWTPVFVVNAWQAFDRRSAYRLTGAPISFIHLLSYTSACVNPIIYCFMNKRFRQGMLATFTCCGCFRRSSSSTLGGSAGSRMAKGEVSRARPGTKTTEQNGHTPPSGASTRFTYTGIRASAWSELT, encoded by the exons ATGGAGACATTTACAATACACGATATGCTCATAAATTCAACTGATCTGAACAAAATTTTATGTAATTTTGGGATAAAGAATATATCGGAGTGCGAGACCGAGCAGGACCCCTCACCCGAACCTCAAG ATATCAACCAGACTGTGCGGATCGTCCTCTACagcctcatcttcctcctcagcGTCCTGGGCAACAGCCTCATCATCGCCGTGCTGGTGAGGAACCGGCGCATGAGGACGGTCACCAACCTCTTCCTGCTGTCCCTGGCCATCAGCGACCTGATGGTGTCCCTGGTGTGCATCCCCTTCACGCTCATCCCCAACCTCATGAGGGACTTTATCTTCGGCAACGGCATATGCAAGTTGGCCATGTACTTTATGG GTGTGTCAGTAAGTGTTTCTACTTTCAACCTGGTGGCCATCTCCTTGGAGCGCTACAGTGCCATTTGCAACCCTTTGACCTCCAGGACGTGGCAGACCAAATCTCATGCCGCTAAGGTCATCACTGCCACCTGGGTGGCGTCCTTCATTCTTATGCTGCCCTACGCCATTTCTAGCACCATCAAGCCCTTCACCCGCCTAAACAATAGCACCGGGCACATGTGCCGTCTGGTGTGGCCCAACGACAGCATCCAACAATCCTG GTATGTGTCtctgttgttgctgcttttcCTCATCCCAGGGATTGTCATGATGACAGCCTATGGACTCATCTCCCTGGAGCTCTACAGGGGCATCAAGTTTGAGCTGTCCAAAAGGAAATCTAGCAGAG ACAGACAATCCAGCACTGGCAGCATTAAGCCAGGTGACAGTGATGGATGTTACCTCCAGCCATCTAAAAAGAAGAGCATCACTCTGAGTACAGGCAGCCCTGACAACAACAAGCGCATGGTCGGACGAGTGTGTGGCAGCAGCTCTACAGCCAACTTGATGGCCAAGAAGCGTGTGATTCGGATGCTCCTGGTCAttgtcttcctctttttcctgtgTTGGACTCCCGTCTTTGTGGTCAATGCGTGGCAGGCTTTTGACCGGCGCTCGGCCTACCGCCTGACCGGCGCACCCATCTCCTTCATCCACCTGCTGTCATACACCTCGGCCTGCGTCAACCCCATCATTTACTGCTTTATGAACAAGCGCTTCCGCCAGGGCATGCTGGCCACCTTCACCTGCTGCGGCTGCttcaggaggagcagcagcagcaccttaGGGGGGTCAGCCGGAAGCAGAATGGCTAAAGGGGAGGTGAGCAGAGCTAGACCTGGGACAAAAACCACCGAGCAGAATGGTCATACCCCGCCAAGCGGAGCCAGTACACGCTTCACCTACACCGGCATTCGTGCATCTGCCTGGAGTGAGCTAACTTAA